The genomic stretch ATCCATGGTTTTTTAAATATTCACTGATAGTTTCTAAggaatgtaataattattatttttgcttACAATTATTCTAGATTTTTACATTCTGTTCACTTAATTAAAGGCCAATAATTTTTTTCGCATTCccagggatcgcgttaacgcagaaatcgtgcatttttacgcaaataaaatccaaaaaatgcatgatcgaaattttaatgcgtcccaggacgcaaggcactgacttaaataactcacacaacttgctttgatttgtcagtatattctgttgtttgtaaaactgttggagcgatctgtgatcataattgaagttctaagaaatggggtttaaaacatctaaaaaggttaaaactaaattttcgacgaccttctgcggtcttcttcagaggaatgtactctgcaagtcactgaatgcaaaaaTATAGCAAAAGACATCACTGTTCattgctcctaagggaggaaaccagtgatgcgtaaacccttggaaagggtgctctttcattaacagtgttcttgtccaggaatgaatgtaatggctctagaaaaagcctttctCGGCCGTtcctatgcatatgcgtcaatattaattccaaggtggttactctctttttctcataatttaaaacatactttttttctcgcagagggtcaccaagattttgggacccccaaaaaatgcttgggaccccaatttggcctaacatgcgggtcccaggacccagattgaaaaatcctagtgccatccctgattaatatatatatatatatatatatatatatatatgtatatatatatatatatatatatatatatatatattggtaTATATATAATCAAAAGTTTCAAAGAACCCCTAAAATCAAAGATAAGTTTTGCTTAGACAAATCTCATCACCTCAAGCAAtcatattttccattttcacTTCACACACATTAATGTGTCgtttaaaactttaaaaaaccaGAAATTATTTATCCCACCACCTAGTTAGTGAGGGACATGGTTTTATCCCTTGGATGTCATTACAAACTTTTCTGCATTagggatggtgcctactattgttattgcgcatacgttctgcgcatctcgagatactcggatttcctatcggtgatgcttactaacacagggatatttttgcgcggtttaaaactatttggagaaagtagatcttagtaagtactcttggtatccaaaaagaaaattggggctaaccatgcatttttgagagataattaattaagcttcaatttgagaaagaatgccatacattgcttgtatttttaagctttttacaaatattattcatgaattatctttgaaaaatgcgtggctactcccaattttctttttggatgtcaataacacttgttaagatctacatttcctgcataatcacacaccggggcaaaaatatctttaattagtaggcaccgtccttaaatgaatTTAACAACCCATTGGCTCCCCGGAGTGAGACTTgcaagattttactctgtttaatgccagacCATTTTACTTGTCAAGTCAAATATATGTTTTGGGGTGCCTGAAatgtgacaataataataataataattgtgaaattaaaaattagggGTTTGTTGCATTTTAAATTACTGTAGAAATTACAGTACAAAAATATAATGTTGGGACCGGTGTAAATTATTAGTATTTGTGTAAACAAATTCTTACACCACATTAATTTAATATAAGAATGAAACCGATTGAATGTGttctttaaagggaacctccactaagacaacgaaataactttaaaccacagaacatagtGTTTACACTTGAAATTGCTTAAACTATTTCGAATGAAAGAATTTGtatttgagaaaaataaattccaaaaacacttatttaggctttcaaatttcccgggcgatgccatcttgaataattgtgatgtgtcgtggttgccctattgttccaaaacaatcgctctttgtgtcagaacaatagggcaaccacgacacatcacaaatattcaagatggcggcgcccgggaaatttgaaagcccaaacaagcgtttttgaaattcattttttccggatacaaacactttcattggaaaaagtttgcacatttttaattgttgagattatgttctgtggtttgaagttaatttgttattttaGTGGAGATTCCCTTTAAGTGTGTAAATCTCTTTCCTTTAAGGGGAAGCAAACCTGTTTGAAGAAGCACTTCAAAAATATGGGAAGGATTTTACTGATATTCAGAAAGACTTCGTAAGTTGCACTTGTGTTCTTAAGCGTTTTTTTGCTCAAGAATATGGGAGGAAATAAGTCACTCTAAGATCTACTTTCAAgtaattgctttgttttgaagTAAATccacattttatttgtttttaattcttCACTGCGTTtgcatttaaatatttttttgtggcCACTTACCGTCCAAAATAACATGGATACCAGTAGTTGTCAAAATAAAGTAACCATTTAGttaatttctttaattgctTTTTGAATATTTTAGCTTCCCTGGAAGAGTCTTTCAAGTATAGTTGAATATTATTATATGTGGAAAACTACAGACAGATATCTACAACAGGTACAGTTTGACTGAAGTCTCATTTTAAGCTTTATTTTCAGGCCTTCCTTTTATTGCTGCTTAAGTTGCTTTTGTAATGCTCATGACTGCAATGATCTACAATCTTATAATGCATCTTTGTCAGTTCAGATACATATGGATCATATGGAGTGTCTTTGTAACAAGGATATAgtctcttgtttttttcttttgaggaGTTTGAATTTTATACTTATGTACttatacattttgttttcacaGAAACGATTGAAAGCAGTTTCTAAAGAATGTAATTTAACACAGATATACATACCAGGCCTGTAAGTCTTAGATGCTTTGTTGATAATGGCATTTAAGATAACTTTTATTCCCAAAGTTGTCAGTGATTTTAGCTTTGAAGTATTTATGGATACAAATATGTGTATGATCCAGGCTTAGTTTTTGTTgtcctttattatttttttttttagtggtgGCAGTACAATGCaatcaggaaaaaaacaaacttcaacaattatttTAACTCCTCCTCCGGGTGTGACAACCAATCTTGTAGGGGTGTCATGTGAAAGCTGTTATGGTAAGTTGTTTGTGACTTGCCTGGTCTTCCCAACCAGTGCTGTTCAACTGTAGTTTTCCCTGCAAAGTGCCAAACAATGTTGccattaaggtgattccctagaaatagaacttgtcatagatttccgatgaaaattCACATACTGTTGTAACATTTCAAGGAGGTgataaaaatttaattaaaaaggGGGGCCACTGTGCTCGTTGACAAATACAGCTATttgagctactttgacaattgcCAGGCACCCCCAATTTTGGACAAATTTAGCTcgattttaaaaatgtaatcTATCATATAGTGCAGGGCGTGGTGCCATTCTATggtaaaatttatttgaatGTCTTTGTGAGTACTTAACACTCCAAAATCGATTTAACTTTATTGTGGGCTCTTCGACTTGTAATGGCATCTTCTGTACAattttgtgaaattgccaaaaagCTGGCCATAGATTTTTGCTGATTTCTCCATTACTCCGTGAAGATACTGTTCTCagcaaatatatgaaataaaaaaaaataggggtcaccatACTCATTCAGGAGAAAAgagccattccttgacagattagGCTTTGCTTCAATCcaccattttatcaatgtgcccgTGCTACTGCGTGCGCCAATGTCACAAGAAATTATGTGCAGTAGGGTTgcacaatgcaaaaccagggaatcaccttaaacagggtcaggtcCAGAAAATGCGCAAAGAGGTGGCCTGAAGAAATTCCTGGATGAGCAGACACCTACCATTGTGAAAACATGCATTGGTTAACATACTGCTTGCCACAACACAATTTGAAGAGTGTTAAATTATGTAAAATTTATGGAAAAGAGTGTCGTCACTGTTCCCCCTCCTCAATCCACACAAGTTAAGAGTAAAATAAAACAGAGTCAGACATGTCATGTGTCTTTGTAAGAAGGAACATCTTGCTTTGTATGTGTATTGTAATTTGTATTAAGGCATCAGGCAAATTCAGCAACAAGGGATTGACTTCAGAAAAAATTGTTACTCGtttcaaattattaaaaataGTTAAAGTAAAAGACAGGGTAATGTTTAATCAGAACTCATCAAGACTAGTAAATACAACAACAGTAGGAAACCCAGCTTGAAGAAAAGACTATCAGTTAACAATTTACAATGGCTGGGGATTTGAATTTGGAACCACCAAAGGTAACTTTAATAGTTTTGGTAGTCTGAACAGAATTTCATCTGCATTACTTATACTTTACTACTGCATCGAGCTGAGTGGAAGGTGGGTGCCCGGGGTGTCCACGGGCCTCCACTGTGATCAGCCAGCCCCTAGACAGTAAAACGCTCCCATGGCTAGCAATCCCCGCAACCCAGCCATAAGCCCCCACACACAGGGACATCCAGGCACCTGTCACACTGTGATAACagtggaaagagaaaaaaaagggggggaggggtagtGGGAGAGAGGCAGAAAAATAAGAAAGCACTACTGCTGGAAAACAACggcttaaagaaaagaaaagcaaaggccGCACAACGCTCTTCCCAACATGGTTCCAAATAGCCGCTACGCTGAGACCGCGTGACCTACGTGAGCCTGTGCATGTATGCCTGAGGCCGCTGACCACTAAGCAAACCGCTCCGTCATGGACCCTGATGCACAGGAAAACCAGCATCTCTTTGTTGTTAACTAGGTTAAAATTgcatttagccacatttaaaaAAGTGAATCATTTTGTTAGAATTTGCTCACTGCAACTCTATTCTTTACTTTGGCAGGAACTTCATCCCAACAGTGGTATCCTTGGGGACTCCCCAATTCGCAGCACAAGTTTTGGCTTTGCACATTGTGCTGGATTTATTGGAAGAAATATGGTGGATTAAAAAGACCAGGTATTAATACTCTTCCTCATTAAGTGTTCATGCCCTTCCCTTTCAGCAGATTGAACGTTGTTGAAATGTTCTTCTGTCACTTTGTTGTAAAAATGTTATATCATCTGTCACTATCATCAGTGTTATTATCATTACTGTTTGTTGCTTTCATCAGTTTAATGTTTTTTCATTCTTCTCCCAGTATTATCAATCTTGTGAAAGATTACTATTTTGTAACGCCCCTTCAGACTTCATTTGTCAATTCACACTGTGtgatattttatttactttagaTGGTTTGTCCGGTAAGGGGCATGGTGGACTGGAACCAAGATATACTTGCAGAGTTTGTGGCAAGGTGTTCAACAGAGCAGGTtagtgataaaataaaatattaattctgTTGTCATAACCCAACCAATATTTGCTTAATTTCTGGGGCATATTTCCCAGTCTTCCATTTCCCACAATTTTGGGGGGAGATCAAATGGTTTTCTGCCTTTTTTCTTAACAGAACGGTTGTCAAGCCACATGGGAACACACAAGATGTACAAATGTGCTGTCTCACAATGTGATAAggtatattatttttgttagatTTAGAGGGACTGTTCTGCTAATAATTTAGACAATCTgacctctctctctcttttgtttCAAGCTCACATCTGATTGCCTTCAAAGTGTTATTTGGTAATACAAGTCATAGCAAACTTGCAGGTGTTGTTATTTCAAAAGCAAgtgacaaatatattttttattgcaggTCTTCAATTCACGTCCAAACCTGACTCGCCACCTAACAGCTGTGCATGGCTACAGGCCACCAAGCCCGCGCAAACTTAAACCCAGGTCGCCATTTTATATCAAAGCCACACCTCTCACAAGACTTGCACGGCGACTCTGTCAGGATCTCTTCAATAAAGTACATCACTGTAGAGTGCCTGGAGGGGTGCTTAACATTCAGGACATAAGAACACAATGTATGCACATTTAAAGTTCTAACAAGGGGGTTTAAAACAGATCTAAAAacgttaaaactaaattttcgaccgccttctgcggCCTTCTTaagaggaatgtactctgcaagtcactgaatgcaaatatatagcaaaagacgtcaTTGTCCATTGCttaagggaggaaaccagtgatgtgTAAACCCTTTGGAAGGGTGCCCTCTCATAAACAGAGTTtatgtccaggaatgaatgtaacgaCTTTAGATGTACATTTGTTTCACCGATTAGTGATTTCGTAAGTTTTCATTTCAgtcttttatttacagtcaaaCTTGGGTATGTGGAACTTAATTATAAACACTTTGTCTTAGGTCCAACCCTTTATTCATGACTATCAGAAAGCTATTGTAAATACAGCAGAGTACAACATAGCAAGAAATTGACTTTTATTAGTCAATCCTTGAATCATTGTCCCCCAGTAACGTATTAAggactttcttgtcttttttttttatcctggTGCAGTCTAATTTagctctttttctttttcttgctttaAGGTTTAAAACGGCTGGAGACTCCTAAAGCTGAGGCCATAATCAAAGCAAAAAAGCAGAGGATACCTCGAAAAATCCATGAAACAGTTGAAAAGATCAAAGCAAATCCACCAAAAGCACGAAAACCCAAACCACTGAAACCAACTTTGTTACCGATCTCAAAAGAACACTCGCCAACCTTACCCTCCCCACCCACACCTACGGGGAATTCGATTACCTCCCCCTCAAGAAAAATGATACCTCCCTCGAAGAGTTATGTGCCAATCCAACCAACCCCACCCAAGGCCAGCGACTGGAAGTATGCGGCTATACCATCGGCTAAGCCAGTTGTGCAGAAGCAACCGATAACTCAACAGACCAGTAATCATATGATGGCCAGAAAGAGACCACACGATGGTTCAACAGCGGTGCAACAGAATGGCATCGAGGGTGAGAAGCATTGATTGCATAGTGTTTGAGTTAAGTAGAAAAAAAATGCTTAGTTTCCAATTGTTTTGTTGGAATGGTGAATGGTTGTAGaatgaaaagaataatttcttcaCCCAGTTGCAACAGACAACAGAATTAACGAATCACGATGCAAATAAATTTAGTTGACGTTTAATGCGAGAAAATTGATCTCctcagcttgtacgttttgttgtCCCATTTCAGAGCACGTgctgttcccaagggaattttccttttgtttttttttacaaattatgcGTACGTAtacacgtgcataagacgacatttgaaagaaactgaaatgggaaaacaaaacatacaagCTAAAGGGGTCTATTGAAATTATGATTGGCTGAGAATTTCGTGCACAGAGAGTGAGGGAAAATCTAAAACTGAAGCATTGACGTTTTGACGATGTCATGGCGAGGCCAAGGTTTGAGGATTTGCCGTGAAAACCGAACGTTGCCTTATTATGATAtgaaaatgtggttttatcatcggagttgataatgtaaattggccactagcttttagaatctcagtacggtggccaatttacattatcaactccgttgataaaaccaaatttttgtatactacttccccaccgacacagcaccacagtttctttagaaactacccccttcattatTATGATGATTCAAGCGGAAGTGACATCAGTTCATTCATCGTTTGAAGGAATATAACTCAGGTGAACAAAACTCGTATTCCGTTAGTTTCGTTAGTTTTAAGGCGTATCCATACAGTTGGTACGGTTAATTTCGTCCACCTTTGCAAGCATCGGACCTCACTGACATAAACTTAAGTGTTGTTTTTTTATATCTGCTTGTGGGCATTATGGTTGAACAATGCTCTCGCACTTATCCAATCGGAGGCAATTGGCACCAGCCGTGTAACAAAATGCTTAACATTTGTCCCTTTGTGTTTCTGCCTCCAGGACCATCTCCTAAGAGACTCAGTGCAACTTCCCCTTTGGGGAAAAAAGGCTTTGAGTGCAACTACTGTGGCAAAATTCTCCATAATCAAGGTTGGTTGCTGTAGTTGTTTCTATTAAGAATTTGCCACTTGAGGAAACTGTTAACTTAGCTCATGTTTTTGGTTGCTTAGAGTACGGTTTTTCCTATTTCTTTCTTCCGTGTTTTCATTGAAATCCTCGCAACCTGCGTTGTATAAGTTCGCCTGTAACCTCCTCGGGAACTAAGATGAAAAGGCGTTGGTCGAGAGAAATCTGGCATGGGAGGGGAGGAGGAGATAGGGATGTTTGTTCTCCAAATTCCTGCCATAGCAAATAATGCTTTCAAACAGTAATTTTTACACAGCTAAGCAAGCTTCGTACTCTTGCTACACCGGTGAAAAACGCCGTGAATTGGGTTGTTCCATAGGAAATTAGAGTATTCGCGTATTTGGTGCAAAGGTGCTTTCCATTAAgccgaaatttccggaatttcgGGCAGAAGTCAAATGAAAAGGTCCGTTTCGGTACGGGCCGACCGGAATATTTGGTCGGTGGGTGGGGTCAGACCGAAACGTTATCGTTTCCAGTCCCACCTCACTGTGATGTAACCAAAATTTCGGTCGAAGGTacaggtacaccttatttaacgtcggaagttcctttactctctagagagtattctcccaggaagcccgacggtgcgctcattttaccccctcttttccatcagtgctccgttttaagagtatttaaagctacttaggctacacttaaaggaaagaagtcgaaacaaggatgtgagatccggggatcgaactcaggaccttatgcaccaaggccgcgcactaaccgactgtgccacccttgctccttaaCGTCAATGGAACGCTTCGGTCCggttggaaattgacttttgatgaaaaaggttgtttcatttttccttggttagttccactAGTCTCCGACATGATGGTCAGGTATAAAGGAAAGCACTCATTGTTTCTATTTTGTTTCGTTTATTTCACCTTAGCGAGTCTCACTCACCACGAACAAACAATGCATACGTCCACGGAACCACCTAAGCAGCGGTCGTACCCAGCATACTGTGACGTCAGTCCAGCCATGGGCCCAGGTTCAACTAAGATAATGCCATACGCCCAGCACTCGGTGACGTCGTATATCAACGGACAGCTTCATTTAGAGCGAGGGGTTAACAACATTCCAAATTACTCTGTACAAAGTGCTACAAACAAGCCTTACCTCCTCCCCAAGCCCCCTGCTCCTGCCCCTGCCCCTGTCCCTGTCCCTGTCCCTGTCCCTGCCCCTACCCCTGCCCCTGCCCCTGCCCCTGCCCCTGCCCTACCACCCATCAAGACAGAGAGTGGGATGCCTGTGAATCCAGTTGGTAATGCTGTACCAAATAAGGCGACGGTTGGTCAGAGTGCTAAACCTGTGGTGAATAACAAGCCAAGCCAAAATATCAAGCACAACATGCTAAAGTCTGTTCATCCTCAGTTCATTGATCCTCCCGAGGAGTTCCAGTTCTTGTCAAGCAAGCGCTCCAGGTAAGGTCCAAAAAGTAAATCGAAACTTGCACATATCTTGCCTCTGAGTCTCAATGAGGGGGAAATTTTTCGAATGAGTTTGTACAATTATTTTTACCCAAATGTCGGTGCAA from Montipora capricornis isolate CH-2021 chromosome 12, ASM3666992v2, whole genome shotgun sequence encodes the following:
- the LOC138026741 gene encoding metastasis-associated protein MTA3-like — protein: MANASNVFRVGDYVYVETNPALPYQIRRIEELTKTSNGQVEAKVQCFYRKRDLSSALALQADKHLLQAEEDAEIEMGDNEMEDVLRHQLSHREVFLSRQYENINANTIRGKCLVTLYNEAEVLPKYLEKEDWFHYFLVYDPQQKTLVADRGEMGIGTAYQAQVPKTVIKGRQDDRDLTKLETLVWDPKNSLQDQHIDQFLVIARSVGTFARALDCSSSVKQPSLHTSAAAASRDVTLAHAMFCLHNNGYNISKAIANLVPEGGPILCRDEMEEWSAGEANLFEEALQKYGKDFTDIQKDFLPWKSLSSIVEYYYMWKTTDRYLQQKRLKAVSKECNLTQIYIPGLGGSTMQSGKKQTSTIILTPPPGVTTNLVGVSCESCYGTSSQQWYPWGLPNSQHKFWLCTLCWIYWKKYGGLKRPDGLSGKGHGGLEPRYTCRVCGKVFNRAERLSSHMGTHKMYKCAVSQCDKVFNSRPNLTRHLTAVHGYRPPSPRKLKPRSPFYIKATPLTRLARRLCQDLFNKVHHCRVPGGVLNIQDIRTQCLKRLETPKAEAIIKAKKQRIPRKIHETVEKIKANPPKARKPKPLKPTLLPISKEHSPTLPSPPTPTGNSITSPSRKMIPPSKSYVPIQPTPPKASDWKYAAIPSAKPVVQKQPITQQTSNHMMARKRPHDGSTAVQQNGIEGPSPKRLSATSPLGKKGFECNYCGKILHNQASLTHHEQTMHTSTEPPKQRSYPAYCDVSPAMGPGSTKIMPYAQHSVTSYINGQLHLERGVNNIPNYSVQSATNKPYLLPKPPAPAPAPVPVPVPVPAPTPAPAPAPAPALPPIKTESGMPVNPVGNAVPNKATVGQSAKPVVNNKPSQNIKHNMLKSVHPQFIDPPEEFQFLSSKRSRKARRALSVDVQRKVARRPWKEVKCSVQLRALIYAIPTPLENDTVEAIVIDDD